Genomic DNA from Manihot esculenta cultivar AM560-2 chromosome 15, M.esculenta_v8, whole genome shotgun sequence:
AATCTTGATATTTTAGGGAGCTACAATTGTGGATCAACGCATATGCATTACACGTTGGGGGACTTACAACATGGATGAATCTGATCCTTGGAATTCATGGAAGGTTGAAAATAGTGTTGGCTCAACGGTATGCATAAATATCTTTTCATTATTCCATTTATTTATAAGATTGTGGCATTATTGAACTTAAACAATAGCTTTCTTTAAACATGATCATCAGAAGCAATAATAAGATAACCTGGAACTGCCCAGAAATATTTCCAGGTTGCTTGCTTGGTTTCTGTAACTTAGCATTCCAATACTAAATTGTTCTTTTGTGCATTCACATGCCTTTCAATAGTCTTGTTGTTAACTTCTGGTCTTTAGAAAATGGAAGTGATAAGTAGTTCTAACTTCTAACTGTGCTCCTTTTGAGCTGAACTTTAACAATTCTTAGCAGGGAATTCACGTGAACCACTATGCTTCATCCCCTGGAGAAGCAGTGACTGTGGCTCAGGAAGTTGTCAAGACAATGCTAGCCAAAGGCTACGTTTTAGGAAAGGACGCACTGATCAAAGCCAAAGCTTTTGATGAATCTCATCATGTCTCAGCTACTGCAGCAGCCAAAGTAGCTGAACTTAGCAACAGAATTGGGCTCACAGACAAGATACAAGCAGGCATGGAAACAGTGAGATCAGTGGACCAGAAGTACCATGTAACAGACATCACAGCATCAGCTGTGTTAGTTACAGGAACAGCAGCTGTTGTTGCTGCTAGTTATACAGGGAAGGCAGCTGTAGCAGCTGCTAATGCTGTAGTGAACAGCAGTTACTTTGCCAGGGGAGCCCTTTGGGTTTCTGACGTTTTGACTCGTGCAGCACAAGCTGTTGCTGATTTTGGGAATAGTGAATAAGTGGGACGAATTGGCCAAATGTTaaatgttgttttgatcaatccTGGTGTACAAATAAAGAATCTTCTGTTTATATGAGCCCAGAGGTTGTTTTTGGACTTTGTTAAACACAGTTCTTACCGTGCTTCAAGGCTTTTACTTTTGAGCTAAACTCCCAAAGAAATCCCAAACACAAAACCTATCTGCACAATCATATCATACTAGCAAAGCCAACAATGGCCACGATTACGGATATATTCAATTCGCAGAAGGAACATATTTGCATCAATAAATTATGGATGGAATAACAAGTCGAGATATATGGGAGAGAAGGATAATAACAAGTCAAAATgtttaaaaagtaatattttattattttatatataaatttattttactcctacataaaaatataacaaGAATGTGACATTCATGGAAGCATTTCTGGCGGATGGCGATCATCGTTCCCATTGCAGCACAGATGATCACAGATGATCACCAACAATTTCAACATACAGTATAAATCCTCATTCTTGATCAATTCTCAACAATGAATTCTTGAATTTCTATTCCTGTGTGGCGGGCTGCGCCTTGTATTCGCAGTAAAACTTCATCTCCAACCTTTAGTGAAGTCACGGGAACTGCTACTTTTTGCATTCCATTTCCTGCAGACCAGAGAGAACTTTCAGATCCCAAGAGAAGAATAAGTTGAGGCTCTGAGAATTCCAGAATAAAAGATTCTAATCATAATCATACCTTGGCATGGAGGTACTAAGGCAACTGTCTCTGCATTCTGTAGGAAGATGCTGTAATGCATTTGATCATCAAAATCAATCTGTCGGATGAAAACATCAGCATCAGACACTAGAAGAATCTAATCTTTGCATTAGTTTTTTCATACGATGTTGTCACGTATAGAAGGAATAAGCAGTAAGATAGTTAGAAGGTAGTTACTCATGTACATGTATAAAGAAGATTGCTCTCAAAGTGTAAATGGCATTCAAGAACGATCAATAATATCTCTCCCTACCTTCTCATCTCCCTCTCCGTTCTCACCTCCCTTCTGTAATTCTTTCCTCGGCTCCTTTCTGAATTCTCTTCTCATCTGAATCTGTTCTCTTCTCATCTccaattcttcttccttttctcatcCGCATTTCTTAGCATTGTGCTAACAGATATCTTGGCCAATGATTTAGCTACACATTGAATTTTTATTCCAATTTTTCATGTGTCCTTCAAGATAATCAGTCTCTTCAAAGCAAAATTGAGATCTTCTACTAATTTAACGGATTAACTCTCTTTGCCATAGAAGATTGATATGGTTGTATTTTCAAAAGTTGATTAACAGAGGTTGTAGTAGCAGTAAAGGGAACTTCAGATCTTTATTCTAGAGCCTAGAGGACCTTTAAAAAGGTTATCATTACCCAATATCTTCAGACATCTAAATTTCCAGACTAAAATGTTGACCTATCAGAAGTGGATTGGAGGCCAATGCCCCTCATGAATATAAATAAACACGCAGTTGCACACACATATGCTTGCAGATTGAAAAAGTTTTAGATGGACAGACCATGTTTTGTGATGGAATATGTTACACAAACCTTTGCCTCTACAAGGATAAGAGGTCTAGTCTCAATCTTCACGCGGCCAACAATAGCTGTTCGTAGATGACCTTTTTGGTCAGCTATCATTACTTCTTTGCCTGCTTTTAACTCTGAAAGGTAGCAAGTCTTTCCACCTGGAACAGAGATGTATGCATGCACCGGTCCCTGTACATGCCCATGATCAAGTTGTTAAAATAGGTTGAGTGTGCAACAAAGCTATGGACCcttgaaaatttataaatgccTTTTTCAATAGACTTGAATGCCTGAACAATCAAcccatttttttttccttacttTACTAGAGCAATACATTCATTTTTCGTACAACCCCAATTCATTGATTACATATTCTAATTCCTGGGTGAGTTGGAGTTAAACTAGCCTCAGCAACCACATATGGGGAAGAAAATCCCTTAGCAGAACATGGGTAAGTAACAGCATTTTCTAACATGTCATTCCAAATAAAGGTTTTCAAAATATCATATTCACTATTAGAGAAATAACTCACTGCATTGACACGAAAAGGCCTGCTAGCAATATAATTGGACTCCAAGCATTCCGAGTGAACAAGGAATAGTCCTCTAGCAAAAGAACCAACCTGTAAGACAATATTTATACCATCAAAATTAACCATATCCAACCAATTAAATGATAAATCACGAGACTCAAAACGTCACAAAAGAGAAACCAGAAGCTACCAGAAGTCCTTCACCAGGTTTCATGAGGCTGCAGAGATCCACACAAACACGATCACCCATTCCAGCTACTTGAATTTTAGTTACGGTTCCTTTTGTCAAGTTCAACACATTGCTTGATTCATTCCTTCTGTCAAAATACTCCTGATAATATTAACCATGATAAGAAGCAATGCTTCACAGTTCAAGGAACCCATGTCCCTTCCATGAAATGAAATTACCTTCAGCTCAATGACAGCTTCAGCTTCCTCAACTTTTAGAACAACtccacccaaacctagctctaGAGCCTACTAACAAAAAGGACGAATAGTTAGCTGACAAAAAGATGCAATTAAGCAGAAAAATgctaaagaaaacagttcaagCATTAAATTTCAATCTTCCTCAATTATAGAGGATTCAATAGATACCTCTAGGAAGATTTGTGCTTCAGAAGGTGTATTTGAGATCGCGAACACTGTTTTTTGACTGCCTTGGAATGCTGCAACAATATTCTCTGCAGGTATTATCTAAGAAACATAATTGTAAGGACTACGTAGACGTTCAATCTTGTGAGTACTAATGAAAATAGAAAGACCATACATTAGTGATCGTCTCCAATCCAAATGAAATATGTCAACTGATAATGGTTAGTAAGCTATCCTCATGAACTCCAAAAAATGTCTTGGCAATTGTACAAAAATTACCAAAATTAGGTGAAGAGTACATCTGTCAACCAGGCACAAGCTACCAAAGACAGGATCAcatcattaataaaaatatcaatacCCCACAGTCTGCCAATTATTCAAAGTTATTAGTTTAAGAACCCCTATGTTACCTCTAAAAATGTCCTCCCAAACATAGGTATCAAAAAACGTAAGTTTCCTATAACTTGATATTCCCACTGGACAATCAAAATTTCATTCAATAATACAAACAAAGACATTTAGACAGGGATGACATACGTAAATTGAAAGCCATTAGATTCTCAAGTAGCAAGAGACATGCATACCTGCCAATCCAGTAAATCAATAACAATATTCTCAGCCCGAGCATTTTCTGGTTGAAGTTGCTGTAGCTCTTCAGGAGTTGAAACCTGAAAAATCGTGGCAACCCTATTGCTTCCACTATCTAAAACCTCTCCTTCTTTAATAAAGAGGGGATTTATCATTGCAATTGCTGCACATACCATAACCAAAACATCAAAATGAGAAAAATCTGCACAGCCAAATTCGATCTGATAAAAAGCAATCATGTTTCagcaaaaacataaaatcaacaacTTGGATACTGATATTTGTTTTTTGCATTCCACTAAATGGAGCTTAAATTAGATCATAAGTGAACATCATATACCAAATCTTGACTAAAACAAAGCAGAAGATGATGACTAGGAAACTTTACATGACCAGTCATCGGCAAGTTGTCGATGTTCAGACCCGAAGATGAAGGTGTTCCAGCCTCTTTCAACAGCAGCAGTCATGACTTAGTCAACGTATAAAGAAATTAACCTGAGGCATCCTAATGCCCGCTTCATGAAGCAACGTGGCCTACTAAAGGCCAATTCAAGGTTCACAGAGTCAAAACGCCAAAGTGCCACACTGACCTTAGGAAAATGAGTACAGTGCCAGTAAGGCCAGTAGGCAAATAGAGCTAAGGTAAAATGACTTCTAGGCAAAATACATATCAAGATAGAGAActaaatgaaagaccaggggcAATCATGAGAGGCGCTAACCTCAAGAATTAACCTCTGACATCAAACTAGTCTGGTTAGCATGGAGAAAGTTCTAGGCAGTAAAGAGTTCGAAAGACGCTTGGGGGTAGACAGCCTAAAAAGCGCTTAGAGGCAAATAACTCAAACAACTGGGGCACACCTAAGAGCAAAACGCTCAAATAAAGAATCAAAGAGCCCGAAATGATACCAAGAGCCAGAGAGCTCGAACGAAGAGGCAGAGCCAAAGAGGCCGGAGCGATATAAAAAGTTGAAGATCTCAAACAAAGAATCAGGGTTAAAAAGTCCGGTAGAAAGCCAAAATGCTCGTAAGAACTAATATGCTAGATTGATATGTAAAAAGGAAACACCAAAATAGTAGAACAGATTCCCTCTCTGACGGTCATAAATAACCATCGGAGATGTGAAGGAGCAACACCAATGCTAAGTAAAATGAGATCCATCAAGATCATGACGCATGTACACGTAACCCAAAAAGGTCAATGAACCATTTCGAATGGTCGAATCGGGCAGTAGAAAGTCTCGATTTATTGGATACAAAAGAATCAAACCTCAGTATGGTCAGGTCCAAAATAGATAGACCGACCTCCTCAACCCTTGGTCGATCTCTTCAAAGCCCATAGAGTTCAGACATACCTCTTCAAAGGCCTACACCGGCAAGGTTATAAGCCCATAAGAGAAAAGTTGAGAAATAAGCAGTCGACCTAAGAAAAAGGCCTCGGCATGCGTAAAGCTCAGTAAATAAGATAATAACCTGACTCTAGCCTCATAGAAAGGCTTAGATTATAAGGACGTAAGTGAAATTTTTGAATCTAACCTCACTAGAGGACACAAATTACAAGAATACCAACAAAAGGTATAGCTCCGACCTAGTCAAAAGGCTCAGACCACAGAAATATGGGACCCTGATCCCGTAATAACTGTAAAAGTGTAATTCAATAATCAATTCATTATTTATCTCTTTGTGTACGTATATGGCCAATTTAAGTGGGTCCTTCttcttttacatttttttcAAGAAAATCCGTTAATGTAGCTACAAAGCTTCTTTACATTTTCTATGAGTTAGTTATGGGCTCAACTTTCACATGCTGACCTCAAAAAATTGAGCTCAGCTCCCTCAAGGCTCATACGCAAACAAAAGCATGGGCAATAATGAGAAGCGCCAACCTCAATAATTGACCCCTGATACCAAACCAGTCCAGTAAAAGGAGAACCTTAGAACTTAACCTAGAAAAAAAAGGGATCTGAAAGACGCTTGAGGCAAGCAACCCAAAAAGCGCATGCGGACAAACTCAAGAGTAAAAGACTTAAACCAAAGTCAGGGCTAAAGAGCCTAGATACGAGATCTAAAGAGCTCGGACAAGGGGGCAAAGTTAAAAAGAGAGGACCCCGGCATATGTGAGACTCAAGAAAAATGACGCAAACCTAAGTAACCGGCCTCATAAAAGGACTCAGATCGCAAATGAGGAACCCATTTTTGACCTCTCTGAAGAGCTTGAATTACAAGAAAACGAGAGTCTAACCTCACAAAGAACCTCGGCTCATAAGAAAAACTAACTTAAGGTATGATGCCAACCTCATGAATAGAGCTCGGTAAGTAGACAAATTAACCTAAGACATCGTAATATAAATTTCACGAAAGATTATACTTCATCAGAAAGTTAATCTAAGATCTGTAAAGTCTAAGGCACAACACCGACCTCAAAGAAGAGCCCGGTGCCCCTAAgacttaaagaaaaataaagctaaggtaaaatcaaaataaaaatgaaatctaGAAACTTCAAAGAAGCAAGAGATAGGAAAATACGAAAGTATccaatagataaaaataataaataatacaacAAATAAAATGATCTACAAATAAAACAAGTCGGTAGGACACCAACTCGGCACAATTCAACATGAAAATAGCCTAAGTATAGGAAGTAATACAAATAAGTCTGAATTAACGAGCTGACAGCCCGACTACACTTACAAGTTATGCATACAAAAGCAAACTAAGTGTAAAAATACAAGCAAATTTAATAAGTagggaaaataaaaaatgaacagaagaaaaataacaaaaaattgaGCTTTATTAGTTATTTGAATGGGTTACAGAGGCAACAGGGGAAGAGGGGGCAGAACTAACTAAGTCATTTATAGGGTTATCTACAATATTCTCCCCCCGAGGTCCAGAAGGCAAGCAAAAAGCATTTTTGGGCAAAGGGTTGTCATCCTCTCCGTAGCATACCTCATAGCCGTCAGAGTCCATTTCAGGGGCTCATAAGTCTGCTAACGGAGTGGATAGGGCATCTCTAGCCACTTTAAGGGCTTGATTATACCCGGAAGCGAATATCCGAAAGGCCTCATTGTATATATTTTCCTTCATCTCCGCAGAGGCCTTGTACTCTTCTAGTCGCGCTTCACAGGCTTGCTAGATTtggtccttcagctttgccgaGTTCTTATACTCCTACAAACGCTCCTCACATGCCTGATGGACCGCCCGGACATCCCTTAGCAATGAAGTACACCTCTCCTCCAGGATAGAAACCTCTCAGCGAAGTTGTTGTTGCTGAACGTGAGACTCTTCTGCCGCAAAAGGCATGACTTTTAGGTCCTCGATGTGTTTATTAAGCTCTTGTTGGAGGACAACAGCATGGGCTAAAGCCTCATCGGGCTGAGCCCTAGCCTCATCACACTGGCAGTAAGACTCCTTCAAAGCAGACAGCTATGCTAAGGCTTCATCTCACTGAGACTCCACCGCAAAAGCCCATTGAGAAGCCCTGCTGACCTCTTCCTTCATGTCTCCCAGCCGTTTtgtgaggtcctcgatctggtTCTGAAACTCGATGATATGTCTGCGGGCCTCACCAGTGGCCATAATGTTTCCTCACAGCGCGCTTCGATAATGCGCTGGTCCATTGAGCTCTGGAGGGATTGGTCCCGACCATCAATCTCCATGAACACACCTAACGCCTGTCAAGGAAAGGTAGCAAACAAAGTTAAAGAGAGACTAAAAGTCAAAAATACGTTTAAGGAAAGCAGACTACTTACCATGAGGAGCATTTCTCTTAGGCTATCCCCTAGGTCCTCCTGAGATCGCGAACTGAAAGCCGCTTACTATTTAGTAAAGCAGGCCAGATGGTTGGCGAGAGCGAGGAAGCGGGGATCAAAAACATCAGAGACCCCTCCGAATATCTTCTCATGCAGCATCTCAGCCATAGAAGCTGGAGTAGACTCAGCTATCACCTCGGTGACACTTAACAGCTCGTTGTCTAGGGCAAACACTAGGTGCTCCACTGCTCTCTTCCCTTTGTCGGCTGAAGGAGAGGGGGCTGCCTTTGCGGGCTCAGAAGTGCTAATGCGTTTAGTAGCCCTGCTCTCGGTTGTAGTCTCGGCAGTTCAGGCTCGCTTGGTAGCCTAGCTCCCAATTACGACGGCCCTCACGGCCTGGATAGGCAGGATATCCAAAGGAGCCGCTTCGGTGCCTTCTTCCGAGCTATCCCCACAGACTCACTGAGTGCAACAGGCTCCCTGGTGGCTTTCTTGGGAGCAGGGGGGTCTCGACTGAAGCCGAAGCTTTAGCAGGGATAGAGGTCCCGGATGTGGCGGAGCGAAAACCCTCGGCCATAGGCACCAGAGCCCGGGAAGGTGCCGAGGTAGAAGTAGCATGGCGAGATACGGGTGTAGATTCGGCGGCATGAAAAACCTCATGAGTCACGTCGGCCACAAATTTGTTGGTCTTGAAGGCTGCCAGGATCGCCTTCATACTCTCCCGAGATAGGGTAAAATTCTTGGGCAATCTGATCTTGTCCATGGGCATAGTAGAAGCTGAAAAAAGAAACACCAACCCAGTTAAAATTCAGAGCCACAAGAGAAAAAAATACGACAAGAAAGAACAATagagaaataataataacagcTTCCCGGAAGTCCCGAAGGTTGGATATAAACATACACTTTCAGACATCGTATTTCCTCGACAGAGAGGTCAGTTGAATGAGGCAGATTTGGTCCACTAGGGTTAATCTAGGAAAGTTGTTGTAGCCTTGGGGAATTTCCCCTCAAGAAAGATCGACATCCCAGCTGATCCCAGAGCTTTCTTTCAATTCAACTACCACAAAAGCGTCAGCCAAGCCTTTGATCGAGTCCTTGTACCCCACAAATATAGacaacctgtaacgacccgaaaatctgaccgctaccggcgctagaattcagatcgacttaaggttacCGGAACTAGtagtaagcctaacatacatcctgtacatctgataaaatcccatacgtgatcatacattttcataaaaactttaaacttttcatataccaagcttgacctgtgcatgcaccataactgtaaacataaaaccccctactaaagccctcatcaaatgctctagtgggtcaacataacatacatcaagcttggttcaacatttcccattattaaaacatttcatatagatcatgtacgaaaagggatttaccactactgatagggccaagcacaatactaaaccatgaaacatttctctacattacattactttataccattttacattacatgtccactactaatctattacataaacatagcctTGTTAactttcccatagctacctgtgctcctgcaaacctgggggttaggggagaggggtgagctacaaaagcccagtgagcagaatagtaaaaacaatttaataaacatatgctttcatggaatgcatcacaacacaaacaattcacatcacggatggactgacccaaaaatccctctactctgtgcccggccctcggtggagttcctcaggacttctattacatacataagctctgtgcccggccctcggtggggctcctcaggacttctattacataacataatatctagagggctaatggatcgtcctattgtccatccacatcaacaaccatttatgcaatgcagcatattcgtaaAATCTAATGCATCCAACCTATTTcatatacatgatgcatgagcatgcttaaaacatttaatttcttgaaataaaagattagtttagttctactcacctctggctgactctgaactaactctgaagcagctatctcattgctgatcacctcggttccttaggtctaatcctacacagatggacttaaatgagggaccaaacatactctaacatgactctaaacaactccccaaaaaccccctaaaacatcatgaaacatgcatgcaaaacaggcaaaggaaggcttgacaggggactttcggcggcaggttcggcgaccgaaggtccctccagatctgaaagtcaggcactttcgggggtaggttcggcggccgaaactccctccagatccgaaagtcactaaccttcgagggcaggttcggcggccgaaactcccctccagagccgaaagtccaactttcgggggccagtttaggcggcctaaagctgcctccacaggcaggttcggcggccgaacatggcttcggcggccaaacttgggtTCTCcggaatggcagaacccgattcgcctctcttatctagcctcccaaaaccctccaaacttacactcaacactcaaaagcatgcataaatacatcattaagcatataggggcataaaactagcctataccccaacaaacatcacacatcatcacatttaacatcaaactaacataaaccctaacattttacaactagcctaaacatgcattaaacacccataaaaccccttaaaacttacttaaaacctaaaagaagaggaggatctacacttatctcttgaagatcgagaggagatgcgatcccaaactcggAGATAAGGAGGgatgagctccgggggtctcaaagcttcaaaactttgatcttaacttaaaatcttcaaaacaaaggtacaagctcataaaaatcatgagagacttgaaggaaaagcacaagatcgacaaggggtggcagagactcaccttgcccggaaatggagagagaaaactcgcccattttcgaacagggggccatttataggtggctggccagaccactttcgggggtcAAAAGTACCTCTACATCTgccccatgttcgacggccgaacatgaggttcggcggccgaaccaagGTTTCCCTccaaactctttttttttttcaaaactcaatttctttcttcattaaaacaataaaaacatatgaaaacattttagaaaacctttattttacccttctaaaaggctccgacatccgagaaattccggattccaacggagattccgccggaaggtaaaaattccgatgccagggtctagccaggtattacacaaCCCAGTTCAGG
This window encodes:
- the LOC110601809 gene encoding binding partner of ACD11 1 isoform X2; translation: MYPGGYTAEVTCLSPRATVEDVYDFFSHCGPIEHVEIIRSGEYGSTAYVTFRGAYALETAILLSGATIVDQRICITRWGTYNMDESDPWNSWKVENSVGSTGIHVNHYASSPGEAVTVAQEVVKTMLAKGYVLGKDALIKAKAFDESHHVSATAAAKVAELSNRIGLTDKIQAGMETVRSVDQKYHVTDITASAVLVTGTAAVVAASYTGKAAVAAANAVVNSSYFARGALWVSDVLTRAAQAVADFGNSE
- the LOC110601808 gene encoding 3-dehydroquinate synthase homolog, with amino-acid sequence MTAAVERGWNTFIFGSEHRQLADDWSSIAMINPLFIKEGEVLDSGSNRVATIFQVSTPEELQQLQPENARAENIVIDLLDWQIIPAENIVAAFQGSQKTVFAISNTPSEAQIFLEALELGLGGVVLKVEEAEAVIELKEYFDRRNESSNVLNLTKGTVTKIQVAGMGDRVCVDLCSLMKPGEGLLVGSFARGLFLVHSECLESNYIASRPFRVNAGPVHAYISVPGGKTCYLSELKAGKEVMIADQKGHLRTAIVGRVKIETRPLILVEAKIDFDDQMHYSIFLQNAETVALVPPCQGNGMQKVAVPVTSLKVGDEVLLRIQGAARHTGIEIQEFIVEN
- the LOC110601809 gene encoding binding partner of ACD11 1 isoform X1, translated to MYPGGYTAEVTCLSPRATVEDVYDFFSHCGPIEHVEIIRSGEYGSTAYVTFRGAYALETAILLSGATIVDQRICITRWGTYNMDESDPWNSWKVENSVGSTQGIHVNHYASSPGEAVTVAQEVVKTMLAKGYVLGKDALIKAKAFDESHHVSATAAAKVAELSNRIGLTDKIQAGMETVRSVDQKYHVTDITASAVLVTGTAAVVAASYTGKAAVAAANAVVNSSYFARGALWVSDVLTRAAQAVADFGNSE